aattgtgatatacaaagtcgcaattgcaagaaaaaaagtcagaattgaaagtttatatcgcaattttgactttaattctcGCAACTGAGTACAtattccgcaattctgacttcatatccagcaattctgactttataactcgcaattgtgcatttatatctcacagctctgcgaattgtgagtttatatgacgcaattctgagaaaaaaaatctgaattgtgagatacaaaatcacaattacctttttacacattttactcagtggcggaaacaggcttccatatataatgcattttacattaaaaaaaaagaaaaaaaagaaaaataatttaaatatattgaagTTACAAAGCAGAGAAAGGCATGGTTTTTACCTGTTGCTGGCGACTGGTAGAGCAATCTCAAACTTGGCCAGGAACTGGAAGTACTGTTCTTCAGTTTGCTGGGTGAATCCGGTGCCCACCAGCAGCATGCGCAGGTCCTCGGCCTTGATGACCCCGTTACGGGCGACCGAGCGTGAGCCCCTCAGGTTGATGATACGCTCCAAACACTCGGACAGCCACACGGCGTCCAGGAAGTAGAGTTTACACAGGCCGTGACTGGTGTCGGAGAAATGGAGGATGGTGCCGGTCTCGATGAGGAAACTGATCGCTGTGTGATTCACAAAGAAAGCAGCTGTAATcagggcctaaaattaacactcCCCAGGTGCAAAATATGAGTAAAAATCGGCGTTGGTGAGTATATGTAACAGTGTCAGCCGCCAGTTGGCAGGTAAACCTTTTACGAAATATAACAATGCAATGTAGTGAAAACAACAGCCTGTTTTTAAAGAGATTCGCTGTTTCTCATCATGAGTAGCTGTTCTGTCTTAAGCGACAAGAGCGAATCAAATAATAGGTACAAAcgggctgaaaaaaaaaatacactcattcagttaatttaattaataatttcattaatttaataataatttagcaattaaataaaaaagatgtAATACTTAATATAGAACaaaacattaaatttacaaatataaatatatttctcaAACATATATACTATGAAAATagatttgtaatatatattaaaacagttATGTTCAGTATCATTTTCATAATaacatatgaatatatatatatatatatatatatatatatatatatgtgaccctggaccacaaaaccagtcataaggttaattttaccaaactgagatgtacacatcatatgaaagctcaataaataagctttctattgacatatggtttgttaggataggacaatatttggccgagatacatctatttgaaaatctggaatctgagtgtgcaaaaaaaatcaaaatactgagaaaatcacctttaaagttgtctaaattaagttattaacaatgcatattactaatcaaaaattacattttgatatgtttacagtaggaattgtacaaaaaaatcttcatggaacatgatcttttttggcataaaagaaaaatcaataattttgacccatacaatgtatttttggctattgctacaaatataccccagcgacttaagactggttttgtggtccagggtcacatatttgagttTAAATATGTCTTATTaacatattatttaataatttaatgtaataattgaattaatgaatttaataataatttagcaattaaataaaaaagtaatacttCATAAAGAATAAGATATATTAAAGTTAAGAAATATATATTACatgtaatgtaaatatataaatatgtattttaatctattttaaaatgtattttaaaacattaattacaaatatttacattaaacatatttatcatttaatgtaatcatttaataattaaattaatttaataataatttggcaattaaataaaaagtaatacttCATATAGAATAAGATATATTAAAGTTaagaaatataaatacatttcttaaaatatatattatgaaaaatatattattaatctaTCAAAACAGTCAGAAGAtcctatttaataaataaataaatactttatattGTATAAAACAGTTaagaacaaaaatacaaatatgtatttttaaaaatatattagtaaaatacattattaatataGATTTAAATACTCAGTATGTtaagtattattttaataacttatGCACTACCGCAGATcctatttaatttgtttaaaataatttaaaacatattattaAAGTTAACAAGAACACAAGTTTAATTATGTATTCTAATctgttcaaaaatatattttaaaatagattaacaactgtttatataaaaatatatcatttaataatttaatttattaacaatttaacaatgaaataaaaaagtaatacttCATGCAGTATAAAATAGTTAAGTTAAGAAATTTGTACAAacttaaaatacatttgttaaaaaatatattacgAAAAATACAgaactaataaatatatatatatctcaaaaCTGTTATGTTCAGTATTATTTTCATAATAACTTGAAATAATAATGCATAATGTATAATAATGCACTACTGCAGATCCTATTCAAGTAAACAAGAACACAAGTATATGCATTTAAATctattatatattttacaattattattaaacatttatataaaaacactatttatttagttatttattttaataataaatacaataaatcataaataatttataataaatttataaatatttattttcgcATTACCCGTCTGCAGATCCTCATAGTCTTTGATATCACTGGCGGGACTTTGCTCGATGATCTGCTCCAATTCTGAGTCTGTCAGGTACTGAACTTCATCGGCTTCATCTCTCCTTACACGTTCTGCTTTTATGGCCTCCTGCAGGATCAGGTAACTTTTGGGGATCTGTATAAAACATCAAAAACAGGCATAAACACATGGGATAAACCACCTAAGATAATACTGCAGCATAGCCCTTCTCACGCTCATAAATATCTCTGACAGCTTTACTGAATAGATCTCAGAATGCCATGCACAACTAACTGGTTAACTAACACTAACCAGTCTTCCCACTAGTTTGTGACAGCTAGCAGGGTTGCTGATGTCCTTCATGGAGCAAGTGACCTGAAACAACAGCCTCTTGAGTACGTCCATGCCTTCCAGCGTCTTACACGACACCTCACTGCCAAACAACCACACATTCTTACAAAACAAACACCAAATCTCAATTCCATTGAAGAAAGTAAGCGGAAGTTATGATAATAAAACTAACTGTAGGTGTTTCCAGGTGATGTCGGGGTATCCGCTGGCCCGTGCGCCTGAGGGCGTTCTGCAAAGTGCCAGGATGTAGGCTCTCAGCGTGGCCACACGCTCCGTACGAAACTTAGTGTCTATGAGGTCCAGATGCGTCCCAACGACAATCACAGCAGAGTTCGGAGCACGAGCCTGAAGCACAAACACATTCAGAAATGCTATTTATCATCATTAACCACATTTCTCCAGATTTTCAtgtcaatataatataatatttcctGACTTCAATGTTGAGCAGCCAGGACTGCAGGTTGGCCACGGCTTCCTCTCCCAAAGCCAGATTCCAGATCACCATATACAGAGCCTTATCCGTGAAGAAACACTGGTTTACTGTCGACATGCTGGCCGGACCGCCAATGTCCCACACGTTGAAGGACACTAAATCAACCTGGATGCACAGTACAAATAAAGGCATTACACCACATTGACAACATTACTCATTATCTTTGATTAAGGCATTTTTggataaattattattatgatatcAAGGTGCTGAGGTGAAGTAATGAAGCCTATTTTATAAggataaaataataaagaaagtagttgtgactttttttaatctcacaattcagactttttacccGATGTTCGTCttttattagaattgtgagatacaaacaaagAATTGTGAAATGCAAACATGGAATGGAGATAAACTCAAATGCAAGAGACAGACTTGGAAATTGAGAGAGTCAAAcacggaattgcaagataaaatgcggaattgcaatatttaaaaatggaattgcaagataaaatgtggaattgcaaaatgcaaacgtggtattgcgagatacaaatacggaattgcaagatacaaacgcaggattgtgatatttaaatgcagaattgcaagattcgaACACAGAACCGCAAGACACAAACGCGGAATTGTGAAATTCAAATTCGGaatttgccagattcaaatgcAGAACTGCGAGATTCAAAGGCAGAACCGCAAAATGCAAACACAGAATTAAGAGATTCAAACGCATAATTGACAGATTCAAACACGGAACTGTGAAATGcaaatgcagaattgcaagatgcaaattcGGAATTTACCAGATTCAAATGCAGAACTGTAAAATGCAAACACAGGATTTAGAGATTAAAACGCAGAATTTAAAGAGATTCAAAC
The nucleotide sequence above comes from Garra rufa unplaced genomic scaffold, GarRuf1.0 hap1_unplaced_133, whole genome shotgun sequence. Encoded proteins:
- the LOC141316691 gene encoding leucine-rich repeat serine/threonine-protein kinase 1-like, whose translation is CPIQFPVILRDSLEVLFLNDNQLECVPPSVCALKNLSELYLSNNPGIQELPIELGQLSNLWQLDIEDLNITNIPADVRKDGPAAVLAYLRAELRGAEPCRLLKLMVVGPPRQGKSALLEGLQTGKPSSFINTDRSIHTASWDLERPGGVVKSAVDLVSFNVWDIGGPASMSTVNQCFFTDKALYMVIWNLALGEEAVANLQSWLLNIEARAPNSAVIVVGTHLDLIDTKFRTERVATLRAYILALCRTPSGARASGYPDITWKHLHEVSCKTLEGMDVLKRLLFQVTCSMKDISNPASCHKLVGRLIPKSYLILQEAIKAERVRRDEADEVQYLTDSELEQIIEQSPASDIKDYEDLQTAISFLIETGTILHFSDTSHGLCKLYFLDAVWLSECLERIINLRGSRSVARNGVIKAEDLRMLLVGTGFTQQTEEQYFQFLAKFEIALPVASNSYLLPHLLPPKPALDIHSFRHQSNNAIQRHFKMSFVPAGFWERFIARMLISLNQMDVQAFETKKPTKNQRSRRTVIYSFAGNQQRNRCSTFRVRRSQTIYWKEGLLVTFDGGYL